One genomic window of Medicago truncatula cultivar Jemalong A17 chromosome 1, MtrunA17r5.0-ANR, whole genome shotgun sequence includes the following:
- the LOC112416749 gene encoding uncharacterized protein, whose translation MATLPSILSFSSSSSSSLPLHRFRPSPSFSFSPLRSNPTKSPSPFLVLASSSHDSNDFTSKKSALSELIQEIEPLDVSNIQKDVPPTTADAMKRTISGMLGLLPSDQFNVVVEALWEPLSKLLISSMMTGYTLRNAEYRLCLEKTLDICDRDLEKPKAESTKFDLQDFLRDSVNVIDFGRNNNLSSKVEKPHEDVNIQDLGQISAEAQEYISSLQSRLSSIKKELREVKRKSAALQMQQFVGEEKNDLLDYLRSLQPEQVAQLSEFTSPELKDIILSVVHGLLATLSPKMHSKPSTTSENATVGSANAGNEDCAEVVENSSLKFQPFISLTRDYLARLLFWCMLLGHYLRGLEYRMELAELLSLTNVAENGASENEQIA comes from the exons ATGGCAACCCTTCCCTCTATCCTctccttctcctcctcctcctcctcctctctTCCTCTCCATCGCTTTCGTCCCTCTCCTTCCTTCTCCTTCTCTCCACTTCGCTCAAACCCTACAAAATCTCCTTCTCCCTTTCTTGTTCTCGCTTCTTCATCCCACGACTCCAACGACTTTACCTCCAAG AAATCAGCTTTATCGGAGTTGATACAAGAAATTGAACCTTTAGATGTGAGTAATATTCAGAAAGATGTTCCTCCAACTACAGCTGATGCTATGAAAAGGACTATTTCTGGTATGCTGGGTTTGCTTCCATCTGATCAATTTAATGTCGTCGTCGAGGCTTTGTGGGAACCTCTTTCCAAGTTACTCATTTCTTCAATGATGACTGG GTATACATTGCGCAATGCTGAGTATAGGCTTTGTTTGGAGAAAACTCTTGACATTTGCGATAGAGATCTTGAGAAGCCGAAGGCAGAAAGTACTAAGTTCGACTTACAAGACTTCCTACGTGACAGTGTAAATGTTATTGACTTTGGTAGAAACAATAATTTGTCTTCCAAAGTTGAAAAGCCTCACGAGGACGTTAACATCCAAGACCTTGGTCAAATATCTGCCGAAGCTCAAGAATATATTTCTAGTCTGCAATCTCGTTTGTCTTCCATAAAAAAG GAGCTACGTGAAGTGAAGAGGAAAAGTGCTGCTCTTCAAATGCAACAGTTTGTtggagaagaaaagaatgatTTACTGGATTACTTGAGATCGCTTCAACCTGAACAG GTAGCTCAGCTATCCGAATTTACATCCCCCGAGCTTAAAGACATCATCCTATCTGTTGTCCACGGTCTCCTTGCCACCCTTTCTCCTAAGATGCATTCAAAGCCCTCTACTACATCAGAGAATGCAACAGTTGGATCAGCAAATGCTGGGAATGAGGATTGTGCCGAGGTTGTTGAGAATTCTTCACTTAAATTTCAGCCTTTTATATCATTAACTCGAGACTATCTTGCCCGCCTGCTCTTTTG GTGCATGCTGTTGGGACACTATCTTAGAGGTCTTGAGTATCGAATGGAATTGGCGGAACTGCTATCCTTGACAAATGTTGCTGAGAATGGTGCTTCTGAGAATGAACAAATTGCTTGA
- the LOC112418676 gene encoding uncharacterized protein translates to MGTVVSETQSAFIKDRQILDGILIANEAVDEARKMKKKLLLFKVDFEKAYDSVDWGYLDDVMGRMSFPTLWRKWMKECVSTATASVLVNGSPTDEFQLQRGLRQGDPLSPFLFLLAAEGLNVLMKAAVNLNLFTGYSIGAQHPTVLSRLQFADDTLLLGVKNWANVRALKAVLVLFENLSGLKVNYNKSSLFGINIENSWLLEAASILSCKVGCIPFIYLGLPIGGNPRRLSFWDPVILRLKSRLPEWKSKNLSYGGRLILLKSVLSSLPVYALSFFKAPEVGGLGVRRIKEFNLALLAKWCWRCLVDRDGLWFRVLLSRYGEERGRPREGGRMGSAWWKEIVNIRKGLGVEGGSWFEANMTKRLGNGRNTYFWHDCWVGNESLLERFRRLFDLSVYPDITVGAMFALGWGEDGDAWRWRRRLFAWEEELVVEIRNLLSNITLQESETDAWLWRPDTIVGYTVRGAYQMLMRQEIHVADVASDAPWHKNVPLKVSICAWRLFRNRWPTKDNLVRRGVISNENQLCISGCGQQETLDHLIIHCNFFGDLWKLVKSWIGVYSVDPSQVTDHFYQFIYSSGGYAPRRSFLHLIWLCCIWVIWNERNQRLFANKTNTTMQLLENVKMYSLRWLKAKNMCFPFSNLTNL, encoded by the exons ATGGGTACGGTTGTATCTGAAACCCAGTCTGCTTTTATTAAGGATAGGCAAATTCTTGATGGTATCCTTATTGCAAATGAAGCCGTCGATGAAGCTCgcaagatgaagaaaaaattgttattgtttaaGGTTGACTTTGAAAAAGCTTATGACTCAGTCGATTGGGGTTATCTGGATGATGTTATGGGGAGAATGTCTTTTCCTACCTTGTGGCGGAAGTGGATGAAAGAATGTGTATCTACAGCAACCGCATCAGTTTTGGTGAATGGTAGTCCAACAGACGAGTTTCAATTGCAAAGGGGTCTGCGTCAGGGTGACCCTCTTTCTCCTTTTCTCTTCCTTCTAGCAGCAGAAGGGCTGAATGTCTTAATGAAGGCGGCGGTGAATTTGAATCTTTTCACCGGTTACTCAATAGGGGCGCAACATCCTACTGTCCTTTCCCGTTTACAATTCGCCGATGATACTTTGTTATTAGGTGTTAAGAATTGGGCGAATGTTCGAGCTTTGAAGGCTGTTTTGGTTCTTTTTGAAAACTTGTCAGGGCTGAAGGTTAACTACAATAAGAGCAGCTTGTTTGGTATTAACATAGAGAATTCGTGGTTGTTAGAAGCAGCTTCTATTTTGTCGTGCAAAGTGGGTTGTATTCCTTTCATTTACCTTGGCCTACCTATTGGGGGCAACCCTAGACGCTTGTCTTTTTGGGATCCGGTTATTCTTCGATTAAAATCTAGACTGCCTGAGTGGAAGAGCAAAAATTTATCTTATGGGGGCCGCTTGATTCTTTTAAAATCTGTCCTGTCTTCATTGCCTGTCTAcgctctttcctttttcaaagctccc GAGGTTGGTGGTTTGGGGGTTCGGagaataaaagaatttaacttaGCTCTTCTTgctaaatggtgttggaggtgtTTAGTGGATAGAGACGGGTTGTGGTTTAGAGTTTTATTGTCCCGTTATGGTGAGGAGAGAGGGCGGCCTAGAGAGGGTGGTAGGATGGGGTCGGCGTGGTGGAAGGAAATTGTTAATATTCGAAAGGGGTTAGGTGTCGAAGGAGGAAGTTGGTTTGAAGCTAATATGACAAAACGTCTTGGTAACGGTCGTAACACTTATTTTTGGCATGATTGTTGGGTGGGGAACGAGTCGTTGTTGGAGAGGTTTAGGAGACTTTTTGATTTATCAGTTTACCCGGATATAACTGTGGGTGCCATGTTTGCCTTAGGTTGGGGAGAGGATGGGGATGCTTGGAGGTGGAGACGTCGTTTGTTTGCCTGGGAGGAGGAATTAGTGGTGGAGATTAGGAATCTGTTGTCTAACATTACTTTACAGGAATCTGAGACAGATGCATGGCTTTGGCGACCAGATACTATAGTTGGATACACGGTTCGTGGAGCGTATCAAATGCTTATGAGGCAGGAGATACATGTTGCTGATGTTGCTTCGGATGCACCATGGCACAAAAATGTCCCTTTGAAAGTCTCTATTTGTGCTTGGCGCCTCTTTCGCAATAGATGGCCGACAAAGGACAACTTGGTGCGTCGAGGTGTTATTTCTAATGAAAATCAACTTTGCATTTCAGGATGTGGTCAACAAGAAACACTTGATCACTTAATaattcattgtaatttttttggtgaTCTTTGGAAACTTGTAAAGTCCTGGATTGGTGTTTATTCAGTGGATCCTTCTCAGGTTACGGATCATTTCtaccaatttatttattcttcagGTGGCTATGCTCCTCGTCGGTCGTTTTTACATTTGATTTGGCTATGTTGCATTTGGGTTatatggaatgaaagaaatcaaAGACTCTTTGCGAACAAAACCAATACGACGATGCAGCTTTTGGAAAATGTTAAGATGTATTCTCTTCGTTGGTTGAAAGCCAAAAATATGTGTTTTCCTTTCTCAAACCTAACTAACCTTTGA
- the LOC112418677 gene encoding uncharacterized protein — protein MDLPLHGRGFTWYKGDGNSMSRIDRFLLSEEWCAKWPNCLQVASLRGLSDHCPLVLSVDDHNWGPKPVRMLKCWADIPGYKQFVRSKLQSYQVEGWGGFILKEKLKRIKSDLKEWHLSHSHNIPGKISSLKNQINVLDSKGDVDILSDEDVNTLHELSLELHSLSQVNASISWQQSRLLWLREGDANPKYYHAIMSGRRHRNAISSVVVNDNLIEGVDNAREAVFGHFQSHFQAPPINRPKVDDLPFRRLSIADSIFLTCPFREEEVKAAVWGKTSKRFSTHCFNWLFV, from the coding sequence ATGGATTTACCTTTACATGGCCGTGGCTTCACGTGGTATAAAGGGGATGGTAATTCCATGAGTCGTATTGACAGATTTTTGCTTTCTGAGGAGTGGTGTGCAAAATGGCCTAATTGTTTACAAGTTGCTTCGTTACGTGGTTTATCTGATCATTGCCCTTTGGTTTTGTCGGTTGATGATCACAATTGGGGTCCAAAACCGGTGAGGATGTTGAAATGTTGGGCTGATATCCCGGGGTACAAACAGTTTGTTCGATCAAAATTACAGTCTTATCAGGTGGAGGGGTGGGGCGGCtttattttaaaggaaaaattgaAACGGATCAAATCTGATCTCAAAGAATGGCATCTTTCTCATTCTCATAATATTCCCGGCAAGATTTCTTCCTTAAAGAATCAGATTAATGTGTTGGATTCTAAGGGCGATGTGGATATATTATCTGATGAAGACGTGAATACTTTACACGAATTGTCTTTGGAGCTTCACTCCTTATCACAGGTTAATGCAAGTATTTCTTGGCAACAGTCGCGTTTACTTTGGCTTCGGGAAGGGGATGCAAATCCCAAATATTATCATGCTATTATGTCAGGTAGACGTCATCGTAACGCTATTTCTTCCGTTGTAGTGAACGACAATTTAATAGAGGGTGTTGATAATGCTCGGGAAGCAGTGTTCGGTCACTTTCAATCTCACTTTCAAGCGCCTCCGATCAATAGACCTAAGGTGGACGACTTACCTTTTCGTCGACTCTCCATCGCTGATAGTATTTTTTTGACATGCCCGTTTCGTGAAGAGGAAGTAAAGGCGGCAGTGTGGGGCAAAACGTCTAAACGATTTTCGACCCATTGCTTTAATTGGTTGTTTGTATAA
- the LOC25485369 gene encoding homeobox protein HAT3.1 isoform X1, protein MISSTGKSTSPNDFTTEKIGTEQRDMSEKTTQVGSECLDKEQSVLGTVVTDSVIDEKSNNISVNMTENSVIQLPGEMRDAVTTLVEEQPQPVPVQVKSNSVNELLDPPSGDVAKNISSQNEPGETSDAVTGLVEDQTQSVPAQVKTESSGDAAKNNSSDCSERKSKNLGQMRVKHGAIKNSKLSKKYVLRSLGSSDRALRSRTKDDKPKDPEPINTVTDVNNDEIKTKERRKKKKKKTRKEGINDQFSKIRAQLRYYLNRISYEQNLIDAYSGEGWKGSSMEKLKPEKEIQRAKSEILRRKLKIRDLFQNLDSLCAEGRLPESLFDSEGEIDSEDIFCAKCQTKVLGTNNDIILCDGACDRGYHQLCLDPPLLTEDIPPGDEGWLCPGCDCKDDCIELVNDLLGTSLSLTDSWERVFPEAATAAGSILDHNLGLPSDDSDDDDYNPDGPEDVKVEGGKSSSDESEYASASEKFEDPGHEDQYMGLPSEDSEDDDFDPDAPNPGAKDIEESSSSDFTSDSEDLAATIKDNMSTGQDDVTSAPLDDVKNFKGSSKQNRKKPSITDELSSLAEPDLGEEDLTPVSGKRNVERLDYQKLYEETYHSDTSDDEDWADTTTPSRKKKLTAKITPGSPNGNASNNSRRTAKRNTHQHKVENTNNSPTKTLEGCTESGKKRGSSYCKLGEAVVQRLHKSFKENQYPERTAKESLAQELGLTFQQVDKWFGNSRWRFRHSSCKEASPGSNASQQANDSGAKNKGDNASQQASESGAENKGDRGNASQQATDSGGENKRETEHQLVSQETSGEKSKTPSSKKRKRLSEPQTSEAGLVRNGSTFDCLPVAGTSNKMKKKKGK, encoded by the exons ATGATTAGTTCAACTGGAAAGTCAACAAGTCCTAACGATTTTACGACTGAGAAGATAGGAACTGAACAACGTGACATGTCTGAAAAAACAACTCAGGTTGGCTCTGAATGTTTAGACAAAGAACAAAGTGTGCTTGGTACTGTAGTAACCGATTCTGTTatcgatgaaaaatcaaataatatttcGGTGAATATGACTGAGAATTCTGTTATTCAACTGCCTGGAGAAATGAGAGATGCAGTAACTACCCTTGTTGAAGAACAACCACAACCCGTTCCTGTTCAAGTGAAATCAAATTCTGTGAATGAGCTATTGGATCCACCTTCTGGAGATGTTGCGAAAAATATTAGTTCTCAAAACGAACCTGGTGAAACTAGTGATGCAGTTACTGGCCTTGTTGAAGACCAAACACAATCTGTTCCTGCTCAAGTGAAAACAGAATCTTCTGGAGACGCTGCGAAGAATAATAGTTCTGATTGTtcagaaagaaagtctaaaaaCTTGGGTCAAATGCGAGTGAAACATGGGGcaataaaaaactcaaaattatcGAAGAAGTATGTATTAAGGTCGTTAGGAAGCAGCGACAGAGCTCTGCGGTCGAGGACAAAAGATGACAAACCTAAAGATCCTGAACCTATTAATACTGTTACTGATGTTAATAATGATGAAATCAAGACAAAAgaaaggaggaagaagaagaagaaaaagacaaGAAAAGAGGGAATTAATGatcaattttctaaaatcaGAGCTCAACTGAGATATTACTTGAACCGAATAAGCTACGAGCAAAACTTGATTGATGCTTATTCTGGTGAGGGCTGGAAAGGATCCAG TATGGAAAAATTAAAGCCAGAGAAGGAGATTCAACGGGCCAAGTCCGAAATTCTGCGACGCAAATTAAAAATCAGGGATCTATTTCAAAATTTGGATTCATTGTGTGCTGAAGGAAGGCTTCCTGAATCTTTGTTTGATTCTGAGGGAGAGATTGATAGTGAGGAT ATATTCTGTGCAAAATGCCAGACCAAAGTGTTGGGTACTAATAATGATATAATTCTCTGTGATGGTGCTTGTGACCGTGGGTATCACCAGCTCTGTTTGGATCCTCCATTGTTAACTGAAGACA TTCCACCTGGCGACGAGGGTTGGTTATGCCCAGGATGTGATTGCAAAGATGACTGCATTGAACTTGTTAACGACTTGTTAGGGACAAGTCTCTCTCTTACTGATTCCTGGGAG AGGGTTTTTCCTGAAGCAGCTACAGCTGCTGGAAGTATCTTGGATCACAACCTGGGACTTCCTTCAGATGATTCTGACGATGATGATTATAATCCTGATGGTCCAGAGGATGTGAAGGTTGAAGGCGGCAAATCAAGTTCTGACGAATCTGAGTATGCATCTGCTTCTGAGAAATTCGAGGATCCAGGCCATGAGGATCAATACATGGGTCTTCCTTCTGAAGATTCAGAGGATGATGATTTTGATCCCGATGCTCCCAATCCTGGTGCTAAAGACATTGAAGAAAGTTCAAGTTCCGATTTCACATCTGATTCTGAGGATCTTGCTGCTACAATTAAGGATAACATGTCCACCGGACAAGATGATGTCACATCTGCACCGTTGGATGATGTTAAGAACTTCAAAGGTTCTAGTAAACAAAACCGTAAGAAGCCATCTATAACCGATGAACTGTCATCTTTAGCAGAGCCAGATCTCGGTGAAGAAGATTTGACTCCGGTTTCTGGGAAAAGAAATGTTGAAAGGCTGGACTACCAAAAGCTGTATGAA GAGACATACCATAGTGATACTAGTGATGATGAAGATTGGGCCGACACTACTACTCCAAGTAGAAAAAAGAAACTCACCGCCAAAATAACTCCAGGGTCACCAAATGGAAATGCCTCAAATAATTCCCGCCGTACTGCCAAGAGGAACACCCATCAGCATAAAGttgaaaatacaaataattCACCCACCAAAACACTTGAAGGATGCACGGAATCTGGTAAAAAACGTGGATCTTCATACTGTAAACTTGGAGAAGCTGTTGTTCAG AGACTTCACAAATCTTTCAAAGAAAATCAATATCCAGAACGAACCGCAAAAGAAAGCTTGGCGCAAGAACTGGGACTCACTTTTCAACAG GTTGACAAATGGTTTGGCAATTCTCGTTGGAGGTTCCGACATTCATCATGTAAGGAGGCCAGTCCAGGTAGTAATGCTTCACAGCAGGCCAATGACAGTGGAGCTAAAAATAAAGGAGATAATGCTTCGCAGCAGGCCAGTGAAAGCGGAGCTGAAAATAAAGGAGATAGGGGTAATGCTTCGCAGCAAGCCACTGACAGCGGAGGTGAAAACAAAAGAGAGACGGAGCATCAACTAGTTTCCCAGGAGACTAGTGGAGAAAAATCGAAAACCCCAAGCTCGAAGAAAAGGAAGCGTTTGTCTGAGCCGCAGACATCTGAAGCAGGGCTGGTCCGTAACGGCTCAACCTTTGATTGCTTACCGGTAGCTGGCACAAGcaataaaatgaagaaaaagaaggggaaatga
- the LOC25485369 gene encoding homeobox protein HAT3.1 isoform X2: protein MSEKTTQVGSECLDKEQSVLGTVVTDSVIDEKSNNISVNMTENSVIQLPGEMRDAVTTLVEEQPQPVPVQVKSNSVNELLDPPSGDVAKNISSQNEPGETSDAVTGLVEDQTQSVPAQVKTESSGDAAKNNSSDCSERKSKNLGQMRVKHGAIKNSKLSKKYVLRSLGSSDRALRSRTKDDKPKDPEPINTVTDVNNDEIKTKERRKKKKKKTRKEGINDQFSKIRAQLRYYLNRISYEQNLIDAYSGEGWKGSSMEKLKPEKEIQRAKSEILRRKLKIRDLFQNLDSLCAEGRLPESLFDSEGEIDSEDIFCAKCQTKVLGTNNDIILCDGACDRGYHQLCLDPPLLTEDIPPGDEGWLCPGCDCKDDCIELVNDLLGTSLSLTDSWERVFPEAATAAGSILDHNLGLPSDDSDDDDYNPDGPEDVKVEGGKSSSDESEYASASEKFEDPGHEDQYMGLPSEDSEDDDFDPDAPNPGAKDIEESSSSDFTSDSEDLAATIKDNMSTGQDDVTSAPLDDVKNFKGSSKQNRKKPSITDELSSLAEPDLGEEDLTPVSGKRNVERLDYQKLYEETYHSDTSDDEDWADTTTPSRKKKLTAKITPGSPNGNASNNSRRTAKRNTHQHKVENTNNSPTKTLEGCTESGKKRGSSYCKLGEAVVQRLHKSFKENQYPERTAKESLAQELGLTFQQVDKWFGNSRWRFRHSSCKEASPGSNASQQANDSGAKNKGDNASQQASESGAENKGDRGNASQQATDSGGENKRETEHQLVSQETSGEKSKTPSSKKRKRLSEPQTSEAGLVRNGSTFDCLPVAGTSNKMKKKKGK from the exons ATGTCTGAAAAAACAACTCAGGTTGGCTCTGAATGTTTAGACAAAGAACAAAGTGTGCTTGGTACTGTAGTAACCGATTCTGTTatcgatgaaaaatcaaataatatttcGGTGAATATGACTGAGAATTCTGTTATTCAACTGCCTGGAGAAATGAGAGATGCAGTAACTACCCTTGTTGAAGAACAACCACAACCCGTTCCTGTTCAAGTGAAATCAAATTCTGTGAATGAGCTATTGGATCCACCTTCTGGAGATGTTGCGAAAAATATTAGTTCTCAAAACGAACCTGGTGAAACTAGTGATGCAGTTACTGGCCTTGTTGAAGACCAAACACAATCTGTTCCTGCTCAAGTGAAAACAGAATCTTCTGGAGACGCTGCGAAGAATAATAGTTCTGATTGTtcagaaagaaagtctaaaaaCTTGGGTCAAATGCGAGTGAAACATGGGGcaataaaaaactcaaaattatcGAAGAAGTATGTATTAAGGTCGTTAGGAAGCAGCGACAGAGCTCTGCGGTCGAGGACAAAAGATGACAAACCTAAAGATCCTGAACCTATTAATACTGTTACTGATGTTAATAATGATGAAATCAAGACAAAAgaaaggaggaagaagaagaagaaaaagacaaGAAAAGAGGGAATTAATGatcaattttctaaaatcaGAGCTCAACTGAGATATTACTTGAACCGAATAAGCTACGAGCAAAACTTGATTGATGCTTATTCTGGTGAGGGCTGGAAAGGATCCAG TATGGAAAAATTAAAGCCAGAGAAGGAGATTCAACGGGCCAAGTCCGAAATTCTGCGACGCAAATTAAAAATCAGGGATCTATTTCAAAATTTGGATTCATTGTGTGCTGAAGGAAGGCTTCCTGAATCTTTGTTTGATTCTGAGGGAGAGATTGATAGTGAGGAT ATATTCTGTGCAAAATGCCAGACCAAAGTGTTGGGTACTAATAATGATATAATTCTCTGTGATGGTGCTTGTGACCGTGGGTATCACCAGCTCTGTTTGGATCCTCCATTGTTAACTGAAGACA TTCCACCTGGCGACGAGGGTTGGTTATGCCCAGGATGTGATTGCAAAGATGACTGCATTGAACTTGTTAACGACTTGTTAGGGACAAGTCTCTCTCTTACTGATTCCTGGGAG AGGGTTTTTCCTGAAGCAGCTACAGCTGCTGGAAGTATCTTGGATCACAACCTGGGACTTCCTTCAGATGATTCTGACGATGATGATTATAATCCTGATGGTCCAGAGGATGTGAAGGTTGAAGGCGGCAAATCAAGTTCTGACGAATCTGAGTATGCATCTGCTTCTGAGAAATTCGAGGATCCAGGCCATGAGGATCAATACATGGGTCTTCCTTCTGAAGATTCAGAGGATGATGATTTTGATCCCGATGCTCCCAATCCTGGTGCTAAAGACATTGAAGAAAGTTCAAGTTCCGATTTCACATCTGATTCTGAGGATCTTGCTGCTACAATTAAGGATAACATGTCCACCGGACAAGATGATGTCACATCTGCACCGTTGGATGATGTTAAGAACTTCAAAGGTTCTAGTAAACAAAACCGTAAGAAGCCATCTATAACCGATGAACTGTCATCTTTAGCAGAGCCAGATCTCGGTGAAGAAGATTTGACTCCGGTTTCTGGGAAAAGAAATGTTGAAAGGCTGGACTACCAAAAGCTGTATGAA GAGACATACCATAGTGATACTAGTGATGATGAAGATTGGGCCGACACTACTACTCCAAGTAGAAAAAAGAAACTCACCGCCAAAATAACTCCAGGGTCACCAAATGGAAATGCCTCAAATAATTCCCGCCGTACTGCCAAGAGGAACACCCATCAGCATAAAGttgaaaatacaaataattCACCCACCAAAACACTTGAAGGATGCACGGAATCTGGTAAAAAACGTGGATCTTCATACTGTAAACTTGGAGAAGCTGTTGTTCAG AGACTTCACAAATCTTTCAAAGAAAATCAATATCCAGAACGAACCGCAAAAGAAAGCTTGGCGCAAGAACTGGGACTCACTTTTCAACAG GTTGACAAATGGTTTGGCAATTCTCGTTGGAGGTTCCGACATTCATCATGTAAGGAGGCCAGTCCAGGTAGTAATGCTTCACAGCAGGCCAATGACAGTGGAGCTAAAAATAAAGGAGATAATGCTTCGCAGCAGGCCAGTGAAAGCGGAGCTGAAAATAAAGGAGATAGGGGTAATGCTTCGCAGCAAGCCACTGACAGCGGAGGTGAAAACAAAAGAGAGACGGAGCATCAACTAGTTTCCCAGGAGACTAGTGGAGAAAAATCGAAAACCCCAAGCTCGAAGAAAAGGAAGCGTTTGTCTGAGCCGCAGACATCTGAAGCAGGGCTGGTCCGTAACGGCTCAACCTTTGATTGCTTACCGGTAGCTGGCACAAGcaataaaatgaagaaaaagaaggggaaatga
- the LOC25485370 gene encoding TIP41-like protein isoform X2, whose product MELEVDENDLNAAGAEVFANGGRKGIRIHGWLIESRTNSILNSSTVQEWEKKLETSHLPEMVFGENTLILKHLNSGTKIHFKAFDALCGWKQEALPPVEVPAAAKWKFRSKPFEEVILDYDYTFTTPYCGSGAIEIEKELNGTKISEETGNLHWEDCKEEIDLVALASKEPILFYDEVVLYEDELADNGVSLLTVKVRVMPSSWFLLLQFWNGHPFDSAAYNDPSIISQKLPVVKRTTQKLVISS is encoded by the exons ATGGAATTGGAAGTCGACGAAAACGACTTGAACGCCGCCGGCGCTGAAGTCTTCGCCAACGGTGGCCGGAAAGGCATTCGCATCCATGGTTGGTTGATCGAGTCACGTACTAACTCCATTCTCAACTCCTCAACCGTTCAAGA GTGGGAAAAGAAACTTGAGACATCTCATTTACCAGAAATGGTTTTTGGGGAAAACACTTTAATTCTAAAACATTTGAATAGTGGCACTAAAATTCACTTTAAAGCATTTGATGCTTTATGTGGTTGGAAACAAGAAGCTTTGCCACCTGTTGAAGTTCCTGCTGCGGCTAAATGGAAGTTTAGAAG CAAGCCCTTTGAGGAAGTGATATTAGATTACGACTATACATTTACAACGCCTTATTGTGGAAGCGGTGCTATTGAGATTGAAAAAGAATTG AATGGGACAAAGATTTCTGAGGAAACCGGAAATCTTCATTGGGAAGACTGCAAGGAAGAAATTGATTTGGTTGCATTGGCATCTAAGGAGCCTATACTTTTCTATGACGAG GTGGTTCTATATGAGGATGAACTCGCTGATAATGGAGTGTCACTTCTTACTGTAAAAGTG AGAGTCATGCCAAGCTCTTGGTTTCTTCTCTTGCAATTCTGG AACGGCCACCCTTTTGATTCTGCAGCATATAATGATCCAAGCATCATCAGCCAGAAGCTCCCCGTTGTCAAGCGTACTACTCAAAAGCTTGTAATTTCCTCTTAA
- the LOC25485370 gene encoding TIP41-like protein isoform X1, with amino-acid sequence MELEVDENDLNAAGAEVFANGGRKGIRIHGWLIESRTNSILNSSTVQEWEKKLETSHLPEMVFGENTLILKHLNSGTKIHFKAFDALCGWKQEALPPVEVPAAAKWKFRSKPFEEVILDYDYTFTTPYCGSGAIEIEKELNGTKISEETGNLHWEDCKEEIDLVALASKEPILFYDEVVLYEDELADNGVSLLTVKVRVMPSSWFLLLQFWLRVDGVLIRLRETRMHCIFAGSTNPVVLRESCWREATFQALAANGHPFDSAAYNDPSIISQKLPVVKRTTQKLVISS; translated from the exons ATGGAATTGGAAGTCGACGAAAACGACTTGAACGCCGCCGGCGCTGAAGTCTTCGCCAACGGTGGCCGGAAAGGCATTCGCATCCATGGTTGGTTGATCGAGTCACGTACTAACTCCATTCTCAACTCCTCAACCGTTCAAGA GTGGGAAAAGAAACTTGAGACATCTCATTTACCAGAAATGGTTTTTGGGGAAAACACTTTAATTCTAAAACATTTGAATAGTGGCACTAAAATTCACTTTAAAGCATTTGATGCTTTATGTGGTTGGAAACAAGAAGCTTTGCCACCTGTTGAAGTTCCTGCTGCGGCTAAATGGAAGTTTAGAAG CAAGCCCTTTGAGGAAGTGATATTAGATTACGACTATACATTTACAACGCCTTATTGTGGAAGCGGTGCTATTGAGATTGAAAAAGAATTG AATGGGACAAAGATTTCTGAGGAAACCGGAAATCTTCATTGGGAAGACTGCAAGGAAGAAATTGATTTGGTTGCATTGGCATCTAAGGAGCCTATACTTTTCTATGACGAG GTGGTTCTATATGAGGATGAACTCGCTGATAATGGAGTGTCACTTCTTACTGTAAAAGTG AGAGTCATGCCAAGCTCTTGGTTTCTTCTCTTGCAATTCTGG CTTAGAGTTGACGGTGTGTTGATTCGACTGAGAGAAACTCGTATGCACTGTATATTTGCTGGAAGCACAAATCCTGTTGTACTTCGGGAGAGTTGCTGGAGAGAAGCTACATTTCAAGCTCTGGCTGCG AACGGCCACCCTTTTGATTCTGCAGCATATAATGATCCAAGCATCATCAGCCAGAAGCTCCCCGTTGTCAAGCGTACTACTCAAAAGCTTGTAATTTCCTCTTAA